A DNA window from Onychostoma macrolepis isolate SWU-2019 chromosome 13, ASM1243209v1, whole genome shotgun sequence contains the following coding sequences:
- the LOC131551865 gene encoding E3 ubiquitin/ISG15 ligase TRIM25-like: MAESSDNQNLFNCPICLHLLKCPVTTTCGHSFCMTCLNGFWDRGDQKGVYSCPQCRQTFSPRPALNRNTVLAEVVEKTKREAPEAGTASPVLSFAVSGDVECDICTETKLKAIKSCLTCLASYCESHIQTHYTSPALKWHKMVNASPHLLDQICSQHRKLLELYCCKDQQLICMQCALINHQNHSMTSPAAERQKIQVHLKKNQDGLQKEMRQREMKVQELRQAVDSHKCSAEAAVKHSEQMFTELISSMEKSRAEVTKMIRAQEKAEVSRVEKLILTLEQEVSDLRKRRDELGQLSQIEDDIYVIQNFSSVSRYQCSDLCNTSVSQRLTFEEIEKVISELKSQLDDLRKQDIRRISEKVPTVHVMVNSVNNKIKNYLPSQPKTREEFLIYSVDLNLKAPVSSSLSLKNNKSVLKCSIDYLGYEKYYQVLCKEKLSGRCYFEVQWEGAGCSIAFSYDNSPASFVFGSNKKSWKCDFPISDLRVHHNSQQTDISLVSKIGVFLDQAAGTVSFYNVSDKMTLLHRIQTTFIAPLYPGFSFHNLKNDSSVTICDILKLNK; this comes from the exons ATGGCAGAATCTTCTGATAATCAGAATCTTTTTAACTGTCCGATCTGTCTTCATCTTCTGAAATGCCCAGTAACTACAACTTGTGGTCACAGTTTCTGTATGACCTGTCTTAATGGATTCTGGGATCGGGGTGATCAGAAGGGTGTTTACAGCTGCCCCCAGTGCAGGCAGACGTTCAGCCCAAGACCAGCACTCAACAGAAACACTGTGCTGGCTGAAGTTGTAGAGAAAACGAAGAGAGAAGCACCAGAAGCAGGAACAGCCTCTCCTGTCCTGAGTTTTGCTGTTTCTGGAGATGTGGAGTGTGACATCTGCACTGAGACCAAACTAAAAGCTATCAAGTCCTGTCTGACATGTTTGGCTTCTTACTGCGAATCTCACATTCAAACTCATTATACATCTCCTGCATTAAAATGGCACAAAATGGTCAATGCCTCACCTCATCTACTGGACCAGATCTGCTCCCAACATCGTAAGCTGCTGGAGCTGTACTGTTGCAAAGATCAGCAGCTGATATGTATGCAATGCGCTTTGATCAACCACCAGAACCACAGCATGACTTCACCTGCAgcagaaagacaaaaaatacaG gtacatttgaaaaaaaatcaggaTGGCCTACAAAAGGAAATGCGTCAGCGAGAGATGAAGGTACAAGAATTAAGACAAGCCGTGGACTCCCATAAG TGCTCTGCAGAGGCAGCAGTGAAGCACAGTGAGCAGATGTTTACTGAGCTGATCAGCTCCATGGAGAAAAGCCGAGCAGAGGTAACAAAGATGATCAGAGCTCAGGAGAAAGCAGAAGTAAGCAGAGTTGAGAAACTCATATTAACACTGGAGCAGGAGGTCAGTGATTTGAGGAAGAGACGTGATGAACTGGGGCAGCTTTCACAGATTGAGGATGACATCTATGTCATTCAG AATTTCTCCTCTGTTTCCCGTTACCAATGTTCAGACTTGTGCAACACTTCTGTCAGCCAACGACTAACATTTGAGGAAATAGAAAAAGTCATCAGTGAGCTCAAAAGCCAACTGGATGATCTCCGTAAACAAGACATTAGGAGGATATCAGAGAAAG TTCCCACTGTCCATGTAATGGTGAACTCTGTGAACAATAAGATCAAAAATT atttGCCATCTCAACCCAAGACCAGAGAAGAGTTCCTGATAT ATTCTGTTGATCTGAATCTGAAAGCTCCAGTCTCCTCTTCGCTCTCTCTGAAGAACAACAAATCTGTGCTAAAGTGTAGTATCGATTACTTGGGTTATGAGAAATATTATCAGGTTTTGTGTAAAGAGAAACTATCTGGCcgctgttattttgaagttcAGTGGGAAGGAGCAGGTTGCTCTATTGCATTCTCATATGACAACAGTCCTGCAAGTTTTGTCTTTGGATCTAACAAAAAATCTTGGAAATGTGACTTTCCAATATCTGATCTTCGTGTGCATCACAATAGCCAGCAGACTGACATTTCCTTGGTCTCCAAAATTGGAGTGTTTCTTGATCAAGCAGCAGGAACTGTGTCCTTTTACAATGTCTCTGATAAAATGACTCTCCTGCACAGAATCCAGACTACATTCATTGCCCCCCTCTACCCAGGGTTTTCATTTCATAATTTGAAAAATGACTCATCAGTGACGATTTGTGATATTTTAAAGCTAAACAAGTAA